The Microcebus murinus isolate Inina chromosome 4, M.murinus_Inina_mat1.0, whole genome shotgun sequence genome has a segment encoding these proteins:
- the LOC105863125 gene encoding olfactory receptor 5AP2-like has protein sequence MTPGELALISGNHTPVTKFILLGFSNYPDFQELLFGGFLLIYAITVVGNLGMVALIFLDARLHSPMYFFLSVLSFLDVCYSSVITPKLLVNLLASDKSISFKGCVVQMTFFVMHATAESFLLASMAYDRFMAICQPLHYGSIMTKGTCLQLVAVSYAFGGANTAIETGNVFSLPFCGPNKVTHYFCDIKPLLQLACANTATAGVVLYVFSALVTLLPAAVILTSYSLVLVAIGNMRSAAGRKKALSTCASHFLAIAVFYGTVVFTYVQPHRSTNNTNSQVVSVFYTIIIPMLNPFIYSLRNKEVKGALQRKLQINIFPC, from the coding sequence ATGACACCCGGAGAACTAGCCCTCATCAGCGGCAACCACACTCCAGTTACCAAGTTCATCTTGCTGGGATTCTCCAATTATCCAGACTTCCAGGAGCTTCTCTTTGGAGGCTTCCTGCTCATCTATGCCATCACAGTGGTGGGCAACCTGGGAATGGTGGCACTCATCTTCCTAGATGCCCGTCTCCATAGCCCCATGTATTTCTTCCTCAGTGTCCTCTCCTTCCTTGACGTCTGTTACTCTTCCGTGATCACACCCAAGCTCTTGGTCAACCTTCTGGCCTCTGACAAGTCCATCTCTTTCAAGGGCTGTGTAGTCCAGATGACCTTCTTTGTAATGCATGCGACAGCTGAGAGCTTCCTGCTGGCCtccatggcctatgaccgcttCATGGCCATCTGCCAACCCCTCCATTATGGTTCTATCATGACCAAGGGGACCTgtctccagctggtggctgtttCCTATGCCTTTGGTGGAGCCAACACCGCTATCGAGACTGGGAATGTCTTTTCCCTGCCTTTCTGTGGACCCAACAAGGTAACACACTACTTCTGTGACATAAAACCCCTTCTCCAGCTGGCCTGTGCCAACACAGCCACAGCAGGAGTGGTCCTTTACGTCTTCTCTGCTCTGGTCACCCTCCTGCCTGCTGCAGTCATCCTCACCTCTTACAGCTTGGTCTTGGTGGCCATTGGGAACATGCGCTCAGCAGCTGGGCGGAAGAAGGCCCTCTCCACATGTGCCTCCCACTTCCTGGCCATTGCTGTTTTCTATGGCACTGTAGTCTTCACCTATGTCCAACCCCATAGATCCACTAACAATACCAATAGCCAAGTAGTGTCCGTCTTCTACACCATCATAATTCCCATGCTCAACCCCTTCATCTATAGCCTCCGCAACAAGGAGGTGAAGGGCGCCCTGCAGAGGAAGCTCCAGATCAACATCTTTCCCTGCTGA